The window TTTCGGCAGCGATCAGGGCCTGCTCAGCGAGCATGTCTGGTCCATCGCCCAGGGCAGGGACGATTCGCTCTGGGTGGGCACCTACGGGGGCGGGCTGTTCCGCATGCCGGCGGCCGGAAAGCCGGGACGCTTCGCCCGCATAGCCGGGGTGGCCAACGACATCATCCGTTCCCTCCTGTCCGACAGCCGCGGCCGCATGTGGGTGGGGACGAACGGCGGCGGCCTTTACTGTATCGAGAACGGGCGCACCAGCAATTTCAACACCAAAAGCGGCCTGCCCAGCGACTACATCTACGCCCTCGCTGAGGATCGGGACGGGCGCATCTGGGCCGGCGCCTACAACGGCGGGCTGGCCGTGCTTGAAGGCGGGCGCTTCCGCGCCATCCTTTCCAAGGAGATTCACGACCAGCCCGTATGGGTCATCCATGCCGACCGCGAGGGCGACATCTGGGTCGGGACCGACCATGGCGGCCTGCTCTGGATCCGCGGCGACCGCGTCTTCCGTTTCTCGAGCCGCGACGGCCTGTACAGCGACCAGGCCTTCCAGATCCTGGAAGACGACCGCGGCCGGCTGTGGATGAACGGCAACAAGGGCATCTACCACGTCGACAAGCAGGACTTGTTCGCCTTCGCTTCCGGGCGTATCTCGCGCATCCCCTGCGTCTCCTTCGGCAAGTCGGAGGGCATCAAGGTGACCGAGAGCAGCGGTCCGGCGCAGCCGGCCGGCTGCATCGACCGTCGCGGCCGCATCTGGTTTCCGACCATCCGCGGCCTTTCCATGTTCGATCCCGACCGCCAGCTTCTCAACCGCGTCGAGCCGCCGCTGGCCATCGAAAGGGCCGTCCTCAACGGCCGCGACTTCGCGGTATCTTCCCCGGCGACCGTGGCGCCGGGAAAAGGCAACATCGAGATCGCCTACACCGCCGTCAGCTTCCTGCAGGTGGATAAGATGCGCTTCGCCTATCGCCTCGACGGCTTCGATTCCGAATGGGTCCAGGCGGGCAACCGCCGCTCGGCCTTCTACACCAACCTGCCCCCGCGCGCTTACACCTTCCGGGTCATCGCCGGCAACGGCGACGGGGTGTGGAACTACCGCGGCGGCTCGTTTTCCTTCATCCTGAAGCCGTATTTCACCCAGACGGCGCTGTTCGGCTGGCTGCTGGCCGCCGTCGCCCTGCTGCTGATTACCGGAACTTTCGTTCTCCTCCTGCACCGGGCCAGGGTGCGCGAGCGCAAGCTGGAGCGCATCGTGGACGAGCGCACCGCGCAACTGCAGCGCCTGGCCCGCTTCGACGGGCTAACCGATCTGGCCAACCACCGAACGTTCTACGAGACCTTCCAGAAGGAATGGGCCCTGGCCGTGCGCGAGAAGAAAACGCTGTCGTTGATCGCCATAGACATCGATTTCTTCAAGCCGTACAACGACACCCTCGGGCACCAGGAGGGCGACGAGTGCATCCGCCAGGTGGCTGCGGCCATCCGCTCCCAGACCAAGCGCCCGGCCGACCTGCCGGCGCGCACCGGCGGCGACGAATTCATGGTGCTGCTACCGGGGACGGAATACGAAGGCGCGCTGGCCATCGCCGCCAGCATCCGCGCCGCGGTCGCCGCCGCCGTCATCCCCCACCCCGCCTCGCCCGTCGCTTCCACGGTCACGGTCAGCCTGGGAGTGGCCAGCACCACCCCGCAGGCCGGCGCCGAACCGGGTCAGCTGGTCGAGCGCGCCGACCAAGCCCTTTACCAGCAGAAGCGGCAAGGGCGCCACCGTACTGATCTTTTTACCAACCGGGATTGACGATTTAAAACCGCAGCGAAAAGACCGTCCCTTTGCCAGGCTGGGAGTTGACCGCGATGATGCCGCGATGCAAATGCATGACCTGGCGCGAAAAACTCAAGCCGATGCCCGAGCCTTCTTTTTTGGTGGTGAAAAAAGGGATGAACACCTTTTCCTTGGCCTCGGGGGCGATCCCCGGCCCGTTGTCGCTGACCTGGATGACCACGTGGCCGCGGTCGCTGATCCAGGAAGTCAGCTGGATGCTCGGCTTTTCGCGCCCGCCAAGGGCTTCCATGGCATTGAGTAACAGGTTGATCAGCACCTGTTCGGTCAGATCGGGGTCGGCCGTCATTTCCAGTGAGGCTGGCTCGACGCTGGTCCGGAAGGCGATGCCCTGGCGGGACAATTTGTCCTGCATCAATTTTTCCACCCGTTGGAACAGCTGGCTGACCGGGAAAATCTCGAACTGCGGTTTGGGGATCAGGGCCACACTGCGATAGGCGTTGACGAAGCGCATCAGGCCCTGGCTACGGCGGTCGATGGTTTGCAGCGCCTCGCTCACGTCCGGGTTCCAGGCCGGGCGAACCGCCGCGCTCTCTCCTTCGGACGCGCGCAGCAGGGAAGAGGCGGTAGCGGCCAGCGAGGCGATCGGCGTGAGCGAATTCATGATCTCATGGGTCAGCACCCGGGTCAGGCTCTGCCAGGCTTCGGCCTCCTTCTCTTCCAGTTCGATCTGGATGTTCTGCAGCGAGACCAGTTTATAGAATTGATTCTGCAGCTTGAATTCGGTCGTATATAATGCCAGTTGTAGGACTTCATCGGCTTGCTCCAGTTTAAAGAGGGATTTTTCGCCGGGGCGCAAGCGCTCGATTTCGTCGATTAGCGGCTGGAACATGGGCGGCAGATCACGGATATGGCGCAAATGGGTGACGCGGAGCAGCCGCTTGGCCACGTTGTTCAGCAGATCGACCGAGCCGTCGCTGCGCAGCGACAGCAGGCCGATGCCGATATGCTGGACCACGGTCAGCAGGTAGCGGTACTGCTCCTCTTTTTCGGCGCGGGCGCGCTGGAACTGGCCGCTGATCTCGCCGAAAGCGGCATTCAGGTCGGCGAACGATCCGCCCAGCCCATCGATGCCGGGGGATAGGGAAAAATCATGGTAGCGCACGGCCTGCAGGAATCTGGCCAGGCCGCGGTTGCAGCGGTCGATATAGCGGAACAGCGAGAGCAGCGCGTAAACGAAAACCGTTGCGCCCAGCAGGG of the Candidatus Aminicenantes bacterium genome contains:
- a CDS encoding diguanylate cyclase — encoded protein: MLMKRNRLLLLALPLWLLAVARFSLPALDPNLGLNEYAIERYSTENGLPQSSVLAMAQTRDGYLWLGTYEGLARFDGLTFTVFDKSNTPGMESNGIKALAEDNEGRLWIGTTAGLLRYAAGRFQRFDERQGLSSQFIMCLFLDSSNTMWVGTTNGLYRCRHDRFQALTTARGLSANYITALADDGEGGIWIGTGQGLNHFQDGKIQVYAASNGLPHADIRALHLDARGTLWIGTSGGGLIRFRAGRFEPLHEKLLSADIRAIFHDRHGVAWIGTNEEPLIRIKDGEVAIMDQSLGGVSSTRSILEDHEGSLWVGTRDGLLQLKDDKFILYGARNGLPVDPVRAVFEDRQGAIWVGTVGGGLVRHQGTEWRVFGSDQGLLSEHVWSIAQGRDDSLWVGTYGGGLFRMPAAGKPGRFARIAGVANDIIRSLLSDSRGRMWVGTNGGGLYCIENGRTSNFNTKSGLPSDYIYALAEDRDGRIWAGAYNGGLAVLEGGRFRAILSKEIHDQPVWVIHADREGDIWVGTDHGGLLWIRGDRVFRFSSRDGLYSDQAFQILEDDRGRLWMNGNKGIYHVDKQDLFAFASGRISRIPCVSFGKSEGIKVTESSGPAQPAGCIDRRGRIWFPTIRGLSMFDPDRQLLNRVEPPLAIERAVLNGRDFAVSSPATVAPGKGNIEIAYTAVSFLQVDKMRFAYRLDGFDSEWVQAGNRRSAFYTNLPPRAYTFRVIAGNGDGVWNYRGGSFSFILKPYFTQTALFGWLLAAVALLLITGTFVLLLHRARVRERKLERIVDERTAQLQRLARFDGLTDLANHRTFYETFQKEWALAVREKKTLSLIAIDIDFFKPYNDTLGHQEGDECIRQVAAAIRSQTKRPADLPARTGGDEFMVLLPGTEYEGALAIAASIRAAVAAAVIPHPASPVASTVTVSLGVASTTPQAGAEPGQLVERADQALYQQKRQGRHRTDLFTNRD
- a CDS encoding ATP-binding protein, which translates into the protein MKVSRRFGFQVAWRLMLLALATAFFFYQLRFSGLGFTALLGATVFVYALLSLFRYIDRCNRGLARFLQAVRYHDFSLSPGIDGLGGSFADLNAAFGEISGQFQRARAEKEEQYRYLLTVVQHIGIGLLSLRSDGSVDLLNNVAKRLLRVTHLRHIRDLPPMFQPLIDEIERLRPGEKSLFKLEQADEVLQLALYTTEFKLQNQFYKLVSLQNIQIELEEKEAEAWQSLTRVLTHEIMNSLTPIASLAATASSLLRASEGESAAVRPAWNPDVSEALQTIDRRSQGLMRFVNAYRSVALIPKPQFEIFPVSQLFQRVEKLMQDKLSRQGIAFRTSVEPASLEMTADPDLTEQVLINLLLNAMEALGGREKPSIQLTSWISDRGHVVIQVSDNGPGIAPEAKEKVFIPFFTTKKEGSGIGLSFSRQVMHLHRGIIAVNSQPGKGTVFSLRF